CCGCGGCGCCGAGGAGGCTCGGCGTGGTGCCCAGCGAGATTTCCCCCGACGATCTGCGTTTCGATCACGAAATCCGGCTCACCCGCGCGGATCTGCTCGCGAAGGCCGAGATCGACGACGCGTTCCTGAACGATCTGATCCGGGCCAACCTCATCACCCCCGGCGCCGCCGGCTTCTTCGACGGTGATGCGGTGACCCTGGCCAAGACCGCCAAGGCGATGGCCGAATTCGGTTTGGAGGCACGGCATCTGCGTGCGTTCAAACTCGCCGCCGACCGCGAGGCCGCGCTGGTCGCGCAGATCGCCGCGCCGATCGCGAAGAGCCGCGATGCCGGCGCTCGCGCGCGCGCCGAGGAAACCGTGCGGGAATTGGCGGCGCTGTCGTTGACGTTGCATGCCTGTCTGGTGAAGTCGTCGGTGCGGACGTCGCTGGGCGGCTGAACATCCCGGCGAATCACCAGGCCGGGCTGAAGTGTCAGGTTTCAGTCGGCCAACACGCCGATTTCGGCTGTGCACACGCATCGCTGCACCCGTCCGCGTTCGCCTAGACTCGTGGTACGGCGAGCTCTGCGGTGGTCGTGCCGGGCGGCCTGGCGAAATGGGAGGCAGTGCGATGAGTGAGCGAAGCGAGCGAATCATGTTGCAGCGTGCTTCGCGCGTGGCGGAGCTGAGCGGAGCGAGGCGCAGCCATGAGTGAAATGCGGGTTATCGGCATTCGTGTCGAACAGCCACAGAATCAGCCCGTGCTGTTGCTTCGTGAGGTGTCGGGGGACCGGTATCTACCGATCTGGATCGGGCAGGCGGAAGCGACCGCGATCGTGCTGGAGCAGGAGGGGGTGACGCCGATTCGGCCGCTGACCCACGATTTGATCAAGATCCTGATCACCGAGCTCGGGCACACACTGAAAGAGGTGCGCATCGTCGATCTGCAGGAGGGCACCTTCTACGCGGATCTGGTGTTCGACAACGATCTGCACGTGTCGGCACGGCCGTCGGATTCGGTAGCGATCGCCTTGCGGGTGGGTTGCCCGATCTATGCCGAGGAACCGGTGCTCGAGGAGGCCGGGCTGGTCATGCCGGACGAGCGCGAGGACGAGGTGGAGAAGTTCAAGGAGTTCCTCGAGTCGGTGTCACCCGACGATTTCAAGGCCACCGACAGCTGACCAGGATCTTTCCGGCATCCCGGCGTTTTCCCGGGATGACCGGGGGATCAGCTCTGAACTAGAGCTTGAGACTTTGACCGCGCGTCGCGTTTGGCTCGACGATGGTGCTCCCTGGACAATCTAGGGGAGTAATCTCGATAGTTGGGCCACGTCCGTTTTGGCCAGTTCGGCAGTACCGCAGTGTTCGGCAGTACCGCAGTGGTCGAAACGGAGCCGGGTCATCGATGAGGCTAGCCGTCGGCGAAGCAAGGGAGTGGTCAGTGGCAGAGCAATCGCAGGATGTGGTACAGCCAGGCCTGTTCCCGGACGACTCGGTTCCTGACGATCTAGTCGGCTACCGGGTACCCAGTGCATGCCAGGTGGCCGGGATCACCTACCGGCAGCTCGACTATTGGGCGCGGACCGGATTGGTCGTGCCCTCCATCCGCAGCGCGGCCGGCTCGGGGAGCCAGCGGCTGTATTCCTTCAAGGACATCCTGGTCCTGAAGATCGTGAAGCGGCTGCTCGACGCGGGCATCTCGCTACAGAACATCAGGATCGCGGTCGACCATCTCCGCAGCAGGGGAGTGCAGGACCTCGCGGGCATCACGCTCTTCTCGGACGGGACCTCCGTGTACGAGTGCACCTCGCCCGAGGAGGTCGTTGATTTACTGCAGGGTGGGCAGGGCGTCTTCGGTATCGCCATCAGCGGCGCCATGCACGAACTCACCGGTGCCATCGCCAATTTCCCGGCAGAACGCGCGTCCGCGGTGACCGAGCGGCCGGAGGACGAGCTGTCCTACCGTCGCAAGGCGCGAATGAACCGCAAGACCGGTTAAGAGATAAAGCCGACACAACACCCCGCCTCCCCGTCATCGAGGGTAGCGGGGTGTTGTGCTGTGTGGCACTTGAATTTTCGAAGCGCCAGGGCTGGTTGATTCAAAAACATCAGGATACGCAGATATGCGCATCTAACGATGAATGTGCCGCAAAGCGAGTCGGGCACGAACAGCACGTGACCAGCACGACACGGCAGGGAAGGGAGCCGGTGGCGCACATCGGCGTGGCGTCGGCATAAACTGGTGGCGCGTCGCCGCCGTGCGGGAGAGTTCCGGGTAACCCCGGACGCCGAAGGAGCAGCACCTCTCCGTCAATCTCTCAGGCAAAAGGACCGTACGGGCTTCGACGTCTCTGGAAAGCGGTGGCCTGCTACGAGCGGAGTCGCCCGCCCACGGGGAAAGGGGCTCGGCTCAGGTCGCGGCAACCGAATCTCTCAGGCGCCCCGACAGAGGGAGAGGGCTGGTACCCGTCGACCGACGTCGACCCGCCCGACCCCATGGGAGCTGCCGTGACTCGCTCATTCGCCGACCGCCATATCGGACCCGACCGGGAAGAACTCGCCCGGATCCTGGACGTCGTCGGCGTCGGCTCGCTCGACGAGCTCGCCACCAAGGCGTTGCCCGCCAGCATCCTGGACGGTTCCGGACTGGCCGGATTGCCCGCTGCGGCAACCGAACACGAGGTGCTCGCCGAACTCGCCGCCCTCGCGCACTCGAACACCGTCGCCACCTCGATGATCGGCCTCGGCTACTACGACACCCTGACGCCGCCGGTGCTCGTGCGCAACCTGCTGGAGAACCCGGCGTGGTACACCGCCTACACGCCGTACCAGCCGGAGATCAGCCAGGGCCGGCTCGAGGCGCTGCTCAACTTCCAGACCATGGTGTCGGAGCTGACCGGCATGGACGTCGCCAACGCCTCGATGCTCGACGAGGCCACCGCCGCGGCCGAGGCCATGACCTTGCTGCACCGCGCGAGCCGATCCAAGTCGGTCCGCCTGGTGGTCGACACCGATCTGTTCCCGCAGACCAAGACCGTGCTGACCACCCGGGCGCAGCCGCTGGGCATCGAATTGGTGCCGGCCGACCTGTCCGGCGGCGAACTGCCCGAGGGTGAATTCTTCGGCGTGCTCGTGCAGGCGCCCGGCGCGTCCGGGCGGGTAGTGGACTGGACGTCGCTGATCGCCGCCGCGCACGAGCGGGGCGCGCTGGTCGCGGTCGGCGCGGACCTGCTGGCGATGACGTTGATCGCCTCGCCCGGCGACCAAGGTGCCGACGTCTGCTTCGGCACCACCCAGCGTTTCGGCGTGCCGCTCGGCTTCGGTGGCCCGCACGCGGGTTATCTGGCAGTGCGCACGGCGTATGCCAGGCAGCTGCCGGGACGGTTGGTCGGCGTATCGGTGGACGCGGACGGGGACCTCGCCTACCGGCTGGCGTTGCAGACCCGCGAGCAGCACATCCGCCGCGAGAAGGCCACCTCGAACATCTGTACCGCACAGGTACTGCTGGCGATCGTGGCCGCGATGTACGCGAGCTACCACGGTGCCGAGGGCCTGCGCGCCATCGCGCGGCGGGTGCACGGACACGCGGCCGCCATCGCGGCCGGGCTGGACGGCGCGGTCGTGCACGACACCTTCTTCGACACCGTACTCGCGCATGTGCCCGGCGGCGCGGAAGCCGTTGTCGCCAAAGCGAAGTCGCGGGGGATCAACCTGCGGCTGGTGGACGCCGATCACGTCGGCATCGCCTGCGACGAGGCGACCACGGCAGCGCACGTCGCCGCGGTGCTCGAATCGTTCGGTACCGCACTGTCTTCCGAGCAGCGCGAACCAGCTCCCGCCGCCACGATCGAGACCAGGACCTCGCCGTTCCTCGAGCACCCGGCGTTCACCAAGTACCACACCGAAACCGCGATGCTGCGATACCTGCGGTCGCTGTCGGACAAGGACATCGCCTTGGACCGCAGCATGATTCCGCTCGGCTCGTGCACCATGAAGCTGAACGCGACCGCGGAGATGGAAGCGATCACCTGGCCCGGCTTCGCCCGCGTGCACCCGTACGCGCCGGTCGAGGACGCCCCCGGGCTGTTGCAGGTGATCCACGACCTGGAGCAGTGGCTTTCCGATATCACCGGCTACGACTCGGTGAGCCTGCAGCCGAACGCGGGCAGCCAGGGCGAGTACGCCGGGCTGCTGGCGATCCGGCGCTTCCACCTGGATCGTGGTGACACGCATCGGGATACGTGCCTCATCCCGTCGAGTGCGCACGGCACCAACGCGGCGTCGGCGGCGATGGCGGGGCTGCGCGTCGAGGTGGTGAAGTGCCGCGACAACGGTGACGTCGACCTGGACGACCTGCGCGCCAAGATCGCCGACCACGCCGACCGGCTGGCCTGCATCATGATCACCTACCCGTCCACGCACGGCGTGTACGAGCACGAGGTCGCCGAGCTGTGCGCGCTGGTGCACGACGCGGGCGGTCAGGTGTACGTGGACGGCGCGAACCTGAACGCGCTTGTCGGCCTTGCCCGTCCGGGCCGGTTCGGCGGCGACGTCAGCCACCTGAACCTGCACAAGACCTTCTGCATCCCGCACGGCGGCGGTGGGCCCGGCGTCGGTCCGGTCGCGGTGCGGTCGCATCTCGCGCCGTACCTGCCGGGCGACCCGCTCGAGCTCGATTCGCACGCGGTGTCGGCGGCGAAGTACGGTTCGGCGTCGATTCTGCCGATCACCTGGGCATACATCCGGATGATGGGCGCGGACGGCCTGCGCGGCGCGACGCTGACCGCGATCGCCTCGGCGAACTACATCGCCCGCCGGCTCGACGAGTACTTCCCGGTGCTCTACACCGGTGAGCACGGCATGGTCGCGCACGAGTGCATTCTCGACCTGCGCGAGATCACCAAGCAGACCGGCGTCACCGTCGACGATGTGGCGAAGCGTCTGGCGGACTACGGTTTCCACGCGCCGACGATGAGCTTCCCGGTGGCCGGCACGCTGATGGTGGAGCCCACCGAGAGCGAGAACCTCGCCGAGTTGGACGATTTCATCGAGGCGATGATCGCCATCCGCAAGGAGATCGACCAGGTCGCCGCGGGCGTCTGGCCGGTCACCGACAACCCGCTGCGCGGCGCGCCGCACACCGCGGCCAGCCTGGTGGGCGAGTGGGAGCACCCGTACAGCCGCGAAACCGCGGTGTACCCACGGGGTCTCGGCCACGCTCGCGCGAAGGTGTGGCCGCCGGTGCGCCGCATCGACGGCGCGTACGGTGACCGCAACCTGGTGTGCTCGTGCCCGCCGCTGGAGGCGTACGCCGACTGAGGTAGCCCGGCCGGGTGCGCTGAGCGCACCCGTTCTGGCTCGCCGCACCACTTCCGTTGTCGCGCACCCGTTCTGAGATACCAGAGGGGGTGCGCGACGACGGAAGGGGTGCGGCTTTCGGTGTTTACGGGGTCGTCAGCGACTGCACGATCGCCGAGGCGAAGGTGAGATCGTCGGAGGTGGCCAGGCGGGTGTAGGTGCCGCCGCTCTGTTCGGAGATGCTCTTCAGCGTCTGCGTGCCGGGGCCGCCGATCACGATGATGTCCACGCGGACCGGGTGCGCCTTGTCGATCGCCGCGGCCATATCGCTCGCGAGTTTCGCGCCGGTGACCGAGGAATCGTCATCGGGTCCGTCGGTGATGAGCAGCACCGAATTGGTGCGTCCCGCAGTGTAGTTGGCGACCGCGTTCTTATAGGCGGCGATCAAGGAGGGGTAGGCCTGATCGGCGCGGACGTCGGTGGCGCGCAGGGCGCCGAGTGCGCTGCTGACCTTCGTGCGCTGGGCGTCGGTGAGCGGCGCGGTGGCGGCCTGCACCTTGTAGGGCTTGGTGTCGTCGAGGTTCTTGCCGAAGGTCCAGATGCCGAGGCCGAAGTCGGGCGGCATGACGGTCATCGTGGAGTTGAGGGCGGCGATCACGTTGGCGAGCCTGGTGGTGGAACCGTCGGCGGTCGACATCGACGCCGAGACGTCCACCAGCACAGTCGATTGCACGCCGAGCACCGGG
This genomic stretch from Nocardia brasiliensis ATCC 700358 harbors:
- the gcvP gene encoding aminomethyl-transferring glycine dehydrogenase, producing MGAAVTRSFADRHIGPDREELARILDVVGVGSLDELATKALPASILDGSGLAGLPAAATEHEVLAELAALAHSNTVATSMIGLGYYDTLTPPVLVRNLLENPAWYTAYTPYQPEISQGRLEALLNFQTMVSELTGMDVANASMLDEATAAAEAMTLLHRASRSKSVRLVVDTDLFPQTKTVLTTRAQPLGIELVPADLSGGELPEGEFFGVLVQAPGASGRVVDWTSLIAAAHERGALVAVGADLLAMTLIASPGDQGADVCFGTTQRFGVPLGFGGPHAGYLAVRTAYARQLPGRLVGVSVDADGDLAYRLALQTREQHIRREKATSNICTAQVLLAIVAAMYASYHGAEGLRAIARRVHGHAAAIAAGLDGAVVHDTFFDTVLAHVPGGAEAVVAKAKSRGINLRLVDADHVGIACDEATTAAHVAAVLESFGTALSSEQREPAPAATIETRTSPFLEHPAFTKYHTETAMLRYLRSLSDKDIALDRSMIPLGSCTMKLNATAEMEAITWPGFARVHPYAPVEDAPGLLQVIHDLEQWLSDITGYDSVSLQPNAGSQGEYAGLLAIRRFHLDRGDTHRDTCLIPSSAHGTNAASAAMAGLRVEVVKCRDNGDVDLDDLRAKIADHADRLACIMITYPSTHGVYEHEVAELCALVHDAGGQVYVDGANLNALVGLARPGRFGGDVSHLNLHKTFCIPHGGGGPGVGPVAVRSHLAPYLPGDPLELDSHAVSAAKYGSASILPITWAYIRMMGADGLRGATLTAIASANYIARRLDEYFPVLYTGEHGMVAHECILDLREITKQTGVTVDDVAKRLADYGFHAPTMSFPVAGTLMVEPTESENLAELDDFIEAMIAIRKEIDQVAAGVWPVTDNPLRGAPHTAASLVGEWEHPYSRETAVYPRGLGHARAKVWPPVRRIDGAYGDRNLVCSCPPLEAYAD
- a CDS encoding MerR family transcriptional regulator, with protein sequence MSIGSVLDLLRPDFPDVTISKIRFLEAEGLIRPERTPSGYRRFSVADCERLRFVLTAQRDQYLPLKVIKEQLEAIDSGAASLGVREARARAHSGRTGAAEPTTTGSASGHPAASGGNSNGAAAPRRLGVVPSEISPDDLRFDHEIRLTRADLLAKAEIDDAFLNDLIRANLITPGAAGFFDGDAVTLAKTAKAMAEFGLEARHLRAFKLAADREAALVAQIAAPIAKSRDAGARARAEETVRELAALSLTLHACLVKSSVRTSLGG
- a CDS encoding bifunctional nuclease family protein encodes the protein MSEMRVIGIRVEQPQNQPVLLLREVSGDRYLPIWIGQAEATAIVLEQEGVTPIRPLTHDLIKILITELGHTLKEVRIVDLQEGTFYADLVFDNDLHVSARPSDSVAIALRVGCPIYAEEPVLEEAGLVMPDEREDEVEKFKEFLESVSPDDFKATDS
- a CDS encoding MerR family transcriptional regulator, which gives rise to MRLAVGEAREWSVAEQSQDVVQPGLFPDDSVPDDLVGYRVPSACQVAGITYRQLDYWARTGLVVPSIRSAAGSGSQRLYSFKDILVLKIVKRLLDAGISLQNIRIAVDHLRSRGVQDLAGITLFSDGTSVYECTSPEEVVDLLQGGQGVFGIAISGAMHELTGAIANFPAERASAVTERPEDELSYRRKARMNRKTG